A window of the Cystobacter fuscus genome harbors these coding sequences:
- a CDS encoding 1,2-dihydroxy-3-keto-5-methylthiopentene dioxygenase, whose protein sequence is MSELRVFDEADSARARVHTRDFDTIRRELGEVGIRFERWEANLPLKPGAGQEEILAAYAGPVRRLMEERGLQSVDVLGMVPDHPQREAMRAKFLEEHTHSEDEVRFFVEGKGLFCIHKAGRVFFVLCEKDDLISVPDGTPHWFDMGPRPSFTAIRLFTNKEGWIARMTGDDIASRFPRLE, encoded by the coding sequence ATGAGCGAGTTGAGGGTTTTCGACGAGGCAGACAGTGCGCGGGCGCGGGTGCACACGCGCGACTTCGACACCATCCGGCGCGAGCTGGGCGAAGTGGGCATCCGCTTCGAGCGCTGGGAGGCGAACCTGCCGCTGAAGCCCGGAGCGGGCCAGGAGGAGATCCTCGCGGCCTACGCGGGGCCGGTGCGGCGGCTGATGGAGGAGCGCGGCCTGCAATCGGTGGACGTGCTGGGCATGGTGCCGGACCACCCGCAGCGCGAGGCGATGCGCGCCAAGTTCCTCGAGGAGCACACGCACAGCGAGGACGAGGTGCGCTTCTTCGTCGAGGGAAAGGGCCTGTTCTGCATCCACAAGGCGGGCCGCGTCTTCTTCGTGCTGTGCGAGAAGGACGACCTCATCAGCGTGCCGGACGGGACGCCGCACTGGTTCGACATGGGTCCCCGGCCGAGCTTCACGGCCATCCGCCTCTTCACCAACAAGGAAGGGTGGATCGCGCGGATGACGGGCGATGACATCGCCTCGCGCTTTCCCCGTCTGGAATGA
- the mtnC gene encoding acireductone synthase gives MLRAIVTDIEGTTSSLSFVHEVLFPYAARHLEDFVRARGHEPQVRRLLDGARELAGGDLDDARLVAVLRRWMEEDRKVGPLKGLQGLMWEEGYRQGDFQGHVYEDAARRLREWHARGLRLYVYSSGSVHAQMLLFRHTRFGDLTPLFRGYFDTGIGGKREAASYAEIVRELGLPAADILFLSDVRAELDAAAVSGLHTACLMRGEGPAVDPGPHPVAHSFDELSV, from the coding sequence ATGCTCCGGGCCATCGTCACCGACATCGAGGGCACCACCTCGAGCCTGTCCTTCGTCCACGAGGTGCTCTTCCCGTACGCGGCGCGCCACCTGGAGGACTTCGTGCGCGCTCGTGGCCACGAGCCCCAGGTGCGCCGGTTGTTGGACGGGGCCCGGGAGCTGGCCGGGGGCGACCTGGACGACGCGCGACTCGTGGCCGTGCTGCGGCGGTGGATGGAGGAGGACCGGAAGGTGGGGCCGCTCAAGGGGCTCCAGGGCCTCATGTGGGAGGAGGGCTACCGGCAGGGAGACTTCCAGGGCCACGTCTATGAGGACGCCGCCCGGCGGCTGCGCGAGTGGCATGCCCGGGGATTGCGCCTGTACGTCTACTCCTCGGGCTCGGTGCACGCGCAGATGCTGCTCTTCCGCCACACCCGCTTCGGGGACCTGACGCCGCTGTTCCGCGGGTACTTCGACACCGGCATCGGCGGCAAGAGAGAGGCGGCCTCCTACGCGGAGATCGTCCGGGAGCTGGGATTGCCCGCCGCGGACATCCTCTTCCTGTCGGACGTGCGGGCGGAGCTGGACGCGGCGGCTGTCTCGGGTCTGCACACCGCTTGCCTCATGCGCGGCGAGGGCCCCGCCGTGGATCCGGGGCCGCACCCGGTGGCGCACAGCTTCGACGAGCTGTCCGTCTAA